A window of Candidatus Bathyarchaeota archaeon contains these coding sequences:
- a CDS encoding LuxR C-terminal-related transcriptional regulator, with product MALTEREKKILRYWSEGLNDYRIAGKLRIEAPTVTRSRLNALKKIKQAEADLEFFRSLNLKISV from the coding sequence GTGGCGTTGACTGAGCGAGAAAAGAAGATTTTGCGCTATTGGTCCGAGGGGTTGAATGATTATAGGATTGCAGGCAAGCTTAGGATTGAAGCGCCAACTGTCACTCGTTCGCGGTTAAACGCTTTGAAGAAGATTAAGCAAGCGGAAGCTGATTTGGAGTTTTTTAGGAGTCTTAATTTAAAAATTTCTGTGTAA
- a CDS encoding TFIIB-type zinc ribbon-containing protein, translated as MQMQSNEIRLCPKCGSIDYLEDYPTPGISTCAKCGLIGQSKYRFQPWKKRKFTTRIALIVAKRTKMAIPFLKTTQ; from the coding sequence ATGCAAATGCAATCGAACGAAATCAGACTATGCCCTAAATGTGGCTCAATCGATTATTTAGAGGATTATCCCACTCCAGGCATTTCGACCTGTGCTAAATGCGGTCTCATAGGACAATCAAAATACCGCTTTCAGCCATGGAAGAAGAGGAAGTTTACGACTAGAATTGCTCTAATTGTGGCAAAGAGGACGAAGATGGCGATACCCTTTTTGAAAACGACTCAGTAG
- a CDS encoding tyrosine-type recombinase/integrase, which yields MLRCPECTSQRLYKDGVRQTDSGDVQRYLCRDCGYRFSEKGGSKSFNMTSGKGSICQIGAEPFAHGQVKNLAAIEPLREGLAGATVALNAEMKGKVVQFFCYMEKQGYAETTAQTYFKILQMLAKNGANLNDPESVKEAIAKQNCGKGRKWNLVKAYTLFLKMQGQTWEKPKYYPIEKIPPIPTEKDIDDLIAGSSRQMALFLQVLKETGARRGEAFNLKWTDIDLTTGTIRITPEKGSNPRAFAISPKLLKMLAVQPHEHEGRIWKYTSMRNLDRTFRKQRKRTAFRLQNPKLLQIHFHILRHWKATTEYAKTKDLLYVQKMLGHRNIKTTLRYTQLLALPQNEEYICKVAKTVEEATQLIEAGFQYVTDINDSKLFRKLKTSYLGT from the coding sequence TTGCTACGTTGCCCAGAGTGCACATCGCAGAGACTATACAAGGATGGTGTTCGCCAAACCGATTCGGGCGATGTGCAGAGGTATCTCTGCCGAGACTGCGGTTACCGTTTCTCAGAAAAGGGTGGCTCCAAATCATTTAATATGACTTCTGGTAAAGGTTCTATTTGCCAAATAGGCGCTGAACCATTCGCCCATGGGCAAGTGAAAAATTTGGCAGCAATAGAGCCGCTAAGAGAAGGGCTAGCGGGAGCCACAGTAGCATTAAACGCAGAAATGAAGGGCAAAGTCGTTCAATTCTTCTGCTACATGGAAAAGCAAGGATACGCTGAAACCACTGCTCAAACATACTTTAAAATCCTGCAGATGCTCGCAAAAAACGGTGCAAACCTAAACGACCCGGAAAGCGTTAAAGAAGCCATAGCTAAACAAAACTGCGGAAAAGGCAGAAAATGGAACCTTGTTAAGGCATATACGCTCTTCCTAAAAATGCAAGGGCAAACATGGGAAAAACCAAAGTATTACCCAATCGAAAAAATACCGCCAATCCCAACGGAAAAAGACATCGACGATTTAATCGCAGGCTCAAGCAGGCAAATGGCACTCTTTCTACAAGTCTTAAAAGAAACAGGCGCAAGACGAGGAGAAGCATTCAACCTCAAATGGACCGACATCGACTTAACAACCGGCACAATACGCATAACACCTGAAAAAGGCAGCAACCCCCGAGCATTCGCAATCTCGCCAAAACTCCTAAAAATGCTCGCAGTCCAACCGCATGAACACGAAGGCAGAATCTGGAAATACACCTCAATGAGAAACCTAGACCGCACATTTAGGAAACAAAGAAAACGCACAGCCTTCAGACTACAAAACCCAAAACTACTACAAATCCACTTCCACATCCTCAGACACTGGAAAGCAACCACAGAATACGCAAAAACAAAAGACCTCCTGTACGTCCAAAAAATGCTCGGTCACAGAAACATAAAAACGACACTTCGCTATACTCAATTGCTCGCTCTACCGCAAAACGAAGAATACATCTGCAAAGTCGCCAAAACAGTGGAAGAAGCAACGCAACTCATAGAAGCAGGGTTCCAATACGTTACTGACATAAACGATTCAAAGCTGTTCCGCAAACTAAAAACTTCATATTTAGGTACGTAG
- a CDS encoding restriction endonuclease subunit S, translated as MSKVQLYRETVFQESPIGKIPSDWLTRTTDELFTVETGTTPSTKEEAYWKDGTVNWITPTDLSKLDGKLRIRGSERKVTEKALKESNLTLMPKGSIILSTRAPVGYVATLEEEAAFNQGCKGLIPKDTGQIFTDFYSYYLSSKKEVLQNLSCGSTFLELAKNRLEKFSMPLFPISEQRAIVGVLGVVDCAIELADRIIAQTERLKRGLMQQLLTRGIGHTETKQTPIGNIPKTWQVVTLGEVCEQRNEMFQPTETDSYTFVGLEHIGSGEAKVRNYSKDASLRSSKFKFYSGDLLYGKLRPYLDKAALVDFDGICSTDLLVLKNKEVVSKEFLAYILHSKDFLDHAIATTSGTNHPRTSWKAISKFKFALPPIPEQQRIADTLFTVDKKLTIESQEKAKLERVKRGLMDLLLTGKVRIKVD; from the coding sequence ATGAGCAAAGTGCAACTTTATCGAGAAACAGTGTTTCAAGAATCACCTATAGGTAAAATCCCAAGCGACTGGCTAACTCGAACCACCGATGAACTATTTACGGTTGAAACAGGAACTACCCCTTCAACAAAAGAAGAGGCTTACTGGAAAGATGGCACAGTAAACTGGATAACACCAACTGACCTGAGCAAGCTGGATGGAAAACTGCGCATAAGGGGAAGCGAAAGAAAGGTCACAGAAAAAGCACTAAAAGAATCAAATTTGACACTAATGCCAAAAGGCTCCATAATCCTGTCAACCCGTGCACCAGTCGGCTATGTGGCTACTTTAGAGGAAGAAGCTGCTTTCAACCAAGGATGCAAGGGATTAATACCCAAAGACACAGGGCAGATATTCACAGACTTCTATAGCTACTACCTATCAAGCAAAAAGGAAGTACTCCAAAACTTGAGTTGCGGAAGTACTTTTTTAGAGCTAGCAAAAAACAGGCTGGAAAAGTTCAGCATGCCCCTTTTCCCAATCTCTGAGCAGAGGGCGATTGTTGGGGTTTTGGGTGTTGTTGACTGCGCCATCGAGCTTGCTGACCGCATAATTGCCCAGACGGAGCGGCTTAAGCGGGGGTTGATGCAGCAGCTTCTAACACGCGGCATAGGACACACAGAAACCAAACAAACACCAATAGGAAACATACCCAAAACATGGCAAGTTGTCACGCTTGGTGAAGTTTGCGAACAAAGAAATGAAATGTTTCAACCGACGGAAACAGACTCTTACACGTTTGTTGGGCTAGAGCACATCGGTTCAGGCGAAGCAAAAGTGAGGAATTATTCTAAAGACGCATCTCTAAGAAGCTCCAAATTCAAGTTCTACTCTGGAGACCTATTGTATGGCAAGCTGCGACCTTACCTTGACAAGGCCGCCTTGGTTGATTTCGACGGAATTTGCTCAACCGATTTACTGGTTTTGAAAAACAAAGAGGTCGTCTCAAAAGAGTTTCTTGCATATATTCTCCATTCAAAAGATTTCCTTGACCATGCAATAGCTACAACTTCTGGAACTAATCACCCACGAACGTCTTGGAAAGCTATTAGCAAATTCAAGTTTGCACTACCCCCCATACCCGAACAACAAAGGATTGCTGATACTCTTTTCACAGTTGATAAGAAACTTACAATAGAAAGTCAAGAAAAGGCAAAATTGGAACGAGTTAAGCGGGGTTTGATGGATTTGCTTCTTACTGGTAAAGTTAGGATTAAGGTGGATTGA
- a CDS encoding DUF2190 family protein — MVDKTDNASIAAGETDDPTVQIESFEAAVGITKGSPVYLSADDKVSPSPGGDDAIGIATKTVLATEMCPVLRKGKVKVVANGAIARGKAVCSAAGGKVSQLVDQPVDEGGAATYTIFYNRKLGTALESAVNDGDLIFITVGK; from the coding sequence ATGGTCGATAAAACAGACAATGCTTCGATAGCTGCAGGAGAAACCGACGACCCAACAGTCCAAATCGAATCTTTTGAAGCCGCAGTCGGCATCACCAAAGGTTCACCCGTCTATTTGAGCGCTGACGACAAGGTTTCGCCAAGCCCAGGCGGAGATGACGCCATAGGCATCGCAACCAAAACCGTTCTTGCCACAGAAATGTGCCCAGTCCTCAGAAAAGGCAAAGTCAAAGTCGTAGCAAACGGAGCCATCGCACGAGGTAAAGCTGTATGCAGTGCTGCAGGCGGCAAAGTCTCTCAGCTCGTGGACCAGCCAGTAGACGAAGGCGGCGCTGCAACCTACACCATATTCTACAACCGCAAACTTGGCACAGCCCTTGAATCCGCAGTCAACGATGGCGACCTGATTTTCATAACTGTTGGAAAGTGA
- a CDS encoding type I restriction-modification system subunit M: protein MKSDMAEWINRRYSLLWDAFSDKPFRFEDAAKLLMEKNKDAWEQVPVFLSQLRKAGFLSAESDARDARQKLYRLHSREAKIAEKLGRGDIDALLKRAADLIRTRVDYKFILILLFMKRISDKWETEYEEAYKEALADGLTPEDAKAEAKRDEYHLFNLPEEYLWENLRRNVSGLTEQFSKALKAIAERNPELKDVVDSVDFVQFASSRENAETLRQLVELFSEKKLNHVSADVLGDAYEWILRYFAPTKAKEGEIYTPREVIKLLVEILDPKPMESVYDPACGNGGMLIEAFKHVEAKYGFEETQKLFLFGQEVNQRTIALAKMNMYIHDIRDAHLEFGDTFLYPKFKEADTIKPFDVVLANPPWNQDGYDEEVLKKAEFYKKRFSFGFTPRQSADWAWIEHMLASAKDNGSRVGIVIDNGCLFRGGKEKTIRTAVLSAQHDLVECVILLPEKLFYNTGAPGAIIIFNHHKPAERKGKVLFINASKEAEQHPEVRKLNRLSDSNIQKIADAYKHFTEEKGFSRIVTLQEILQNDSNLNVTLYVMQDEENEGINIAQEYAELKELEKQRQQVTEKLEGYILEINQALGEVGGEQA from the coding sequence ATGAAAAGTGACATGGCAGAATGGATAAACCGCCGCTACAGCCTCCTCTGGGACGCGTTTAGCGACAAACCGTTTAGATTTGAAGATGCAGCCAAACTCCTAATGGAAAAAAACAAAGACGCTTGGGAACAGGTACCCGTTTTCCTCTCGCAGCTGCGCAAAGCAGGCTTTTTGTCTGCTGAGTCTGATGCGAGGGATGCACGGCAGAAACTTTACCGCCTCCACAGCCGCGAAGCAAAAATCGCAGAGAAGCTGGGCCGCGGAGACATCGATGCCTTGCTAAAGCGGGCAGCCGACCTCATCCGCACCCGCGTGGACTACAAGTTCATCCTGATTCTGCTCTTCATGAAACGCATAAGCGACAAATGGGAAACCGAGTACGAGGAAGCCTACAAAGAGGCGCTAGCCGACGGCCTAACCCCAGAAGACGCCAAAGCAGAGGCAAAGCGTGACGAGTACCACCTCTTCAACCTCCCCGAAGAATACCTCTGGGAGAATCTGCGCCGAAACGTCAGCGGCCTAACCGAACAATTCAGCAAGGCACTTAAGGCGATTGCCGAGCGCAACCCCGAGCTAAAAGATGTTGTGGATAGTGTGGATTTTGTGCAGTTTGCCAGCAGCCGAGAAAACGCCGAAACGCTGCGCCAGCTTGTCGAGCTGTTTAGCGAGAAGAAACTCAATCACGTCAGCGCCGATGTTTTGGGCGATGCTTACGAGTGGATTCTCCGCTACTTCGCGCCTACTAAAGCTAAAGAGGGCGAAATCTACACTCCCCGAGAAGTCATCAAACTCCTAGTCGAAATCCTCGACCCCAAACCGATGGAAAGCGTTTATGACCCTGCTTGCGGCAACGGCGGCATGTTAATTGAAGCCTTCAAACACGTAGAAGCCAAATACGGTTTCGAGGAGACGCAGAAGCTGTTTTTGTTTGGGCAGGAAGTTAACCAGCGCACCATCGCCCTCGCCAAAATGAACATGTACATTCACGACATCCGCGACGCCCACCTCGAGTTTGGCGATACTTTCCTCTACCCCAAATTCAAAGAAGCCGACACAATCAAGCCCTTCGACGTAGTTTTAGCGAATCCGCCGTGGAACCAAGACGGCTACGACGAAGAAGTCCTCAAAAAAGCCGAGTTCTACAAAAAACGCTTCAGCTTCGGTTTCACCCCCCGCCAAAGCGCAGACTGGGCATGGATAGAACACATGCTCGCCTCCGCCAAAGACAACGGCAGCAGAGTCGGCATAGTCATAGACAACGGCTGCCTCTTCCGAGGCGGCAAAGAAAAAACCATCCGCACCGCCGTCCTCAGCGCCCAGCACGACCTCGTCGAATGCGTCATCCTCCTACCCGAGAAACTCTTCTACAATACAGGCGCACCCGGAGCAATCATAATCTTCAACCACCACAAACCCGCCGAACGCAAGGGCAAAGTGCTCTTCATAAACGCCTCCAAAGAAGCCGAACAGCACCCCGAAGTACGCAAGCTCAACCGCCTCTCAGACAGCAACATCCAAAAAATCGCCGACGCCTACAAACACTTCACTGAAGAGAAAGGCTTCTCCCGCATCGTCACGCTGCAAGAGATACTGCAAAACGACAGCAACCTAAACGTCACGCTGTATGTGATGCAGGATGAGGAAAACGAAGGAATCAACATAGCCCAAGAATACGCCGAACTAAAAGAACTAGAAAAGCAGAGACAGCAAGTTACAGAAAAGTTGGAAGGCTATATTTTAGAAATAAACCAAGCTTTAGGTGAAGTTGGAGGTGAGCAAGCATGA